The Medicago truncatula cultivar Jemalong A17 chromosome 4, MtrunA17r5.0-ANR, whole genome shotgun sequence genome includes a region encoding these proteins:
- the LOC11411570 gene encoding non-classical arabinogalactan protein 30, which translates to MAKTLAFLLLLLQLTSFTTFAEDIFDALGDISDFINPFNAFSKESETLHKPTHAHSLHHQSPTPSPNHHLHSPSPSPSPYHQLHASSPHHHYHSPSPAPSHHHQYPTPSPHHQPHAPSPHHHSLSPAPSLPHQSPAPSPHHQSPARSPHHHHHSPIPSPSPHHHNHSPSPSPSPHHQSPTPSPRNQSLAPSSHHQSTIVPAKSPNYHHPPAHSPSPLRSTPIRGSVMVVQGVVYVKSCKSSGLDTLKGATPLLGAVVKLQCNSTKYKLDETDKDGHFSLVGPKIITLFTAKQCNVVLVSAPHGPKPSNLHHGITGAILRPKRRFVFKGVPFILFATQPLAFEPICPC; encoded by the exons ATGGCCAAAACTCTAGCATTTTTGCTACTCTTACTCCAACTAACCTCTTTCACAACATTTGCCGAAGACATTTTTGATGCATTGGGTGACATTTCCGATTTTATTAACCCTTTCAATGCATTTTCTAAAGAGTCTGAAACTCTTCACAAACCAACACATGCTCATTCCCTTCACCACCAATCTCCCACGCCTTCCCCTAACCACCACCTTCACTCACCATCACCTTCTCCCTCCCCTTATCACCAATTACATGCTTCCTCACCTCACCACCACTATCACTCACCATCACCTGCTCCCTCCCATCACCACCAATATCCTACTCCTTCCCCCCACCACCAACCACATGCTCCCTCCCCCCACCATCACTCACTATCACCTGCTCCCTCTCTTCCCCACCAATCTCCCGCTCCCTCCCCTCACCACCAATCTCCTGCTCGTTCtcctcaccaccaccatcactcGCCAATACCCTCTCCTTCCCCTCACCACCACAATCACTCACCATCACCTTCTCCCTCTCCTCACCACCAATCGCCTACTCCGTCCCCTCGCAACCAATCTCTTGCTCCCTCCTCTCACCACCAATCTACCATTGTACCTGCAAAATCCCCAAACTATCACCACCCTCCCGCTCACTCACCATCGCCATTGCGTTCCACTCCCATCCGGGGAAGCGTCATGGTTGTTCAAGGTGTTGTTTATGTCAAATCTTGCAAGAGTAGTGGTCTTGACACCCTCAAGGGGGCTACACCGCTTCTTG GTGCCGTTGTGAAGCTCCAATGCAATAGTACCAAGTACAAGTTGGATGAGACTGATAAAGACGGTCACTTTTCTCTTGTAGGTCCAAAGATTATTACCCTTTTTACGGCTAAACAGTGCAACGTTGTTTTGGTCAGTGCACCACATGGTCCGAAGCCCTCAAATCTGCATCATGGTATTACTGGTGCTATTCTTAGGCCAAAAAGACGATTTGTATTTAAGGGCGTTCCCTTCATTCTCTTCGCCACTCAGCCACTTGCTTTTGAGCCGATCTGCCcttgttaa
- the LOC25494400 gene encoding receptor-like protein 6, producing the protein MRVHIILWIFFIPFRIINSSSNNFLVHERSLLLHLKNNLTFNLTNSSKLFHWNQGDDDCCQWHGVTCKDGHVTALDLSHESISGGLDNSSALFSLQYLQSLNLAFNDFRSVIPQDFDKLQNLMYLNLSNAGFKGQIPKEISHLKRLVSLDLSSSFTSHHVLKLEQPNIAMFIRNLTDITKLYLDGVAISASGEEWGRSLSSLGGLRVLSMSSCNLSGPIDSSLVRLQSLSVLKLNNNKLSSIVPDSFAKFSNLTTLQISSCGLNGLFPKDIFQIHTLKVLDISDNQNLNGSLPDFSPLASLKYLNLADTNFSGPLPNTISNLKHLSTIDLSHCQFNGTLPSSMSELTQLVYLDLSFNNFTGLLPSLSMSKNLRHLSLLRNHLSGNLKSNHFEGLINLVSINLGFNSFNGNVPSSFLKLPCLRELKIPHNKLSGILGEFRNASSPLLEMLDLSDNYLQGPIPLSIFNLRTLRFIQLSSNKFNGTIKLDVIQRLTNLTILGLSYNNLLIDVNFKHDHNMSCFPKLRVLDLQSCKLLQIPSFLKNQSTILSILLSDNNIEGPIPKWIWQLESLVSLNLSHNFLTGSVESISNFSSNLDSVDLSVNNLQGPISLVPKYATYLDYSSNKFSSIIPPDIGNHLPYIIFLFLSNNKFQGQIHDSFCNASRLRLLDLSHNKFVGTIPKCFETLSSSLRMLNFGGNKLRGHIPSSMFPNLCALRFLDLNDNHLGGPIPKSLVNCKELQVLNLGKNAITGKFPCFLSKIPTLRIMVLRSNKLHGSIGCPNSTGDWKMLHISDLACNKFTGTISSALLNSWKAMMRDEDVLGPEFGNLFFEVVDYHPMGLKDAIGIMIKYYAMKVVQLTLNMSRSDLDQVFSDSSTNDVNHCRYQDSVIIVNKGHQMKLVKVQKAFTYVDMSNNYLEGPIPNELMQFKALNALNLSHNAFRGHIPASVENLKNLECMDLSNNSLNGEIPQELSSLSFLAYMNLSFNHLVGRIPLGTQIQTFDVDSFKGNEGLCGPLLSTNCDDDRVHGLPPPESELSHFHNDSSIDWNFLSVELGFIFGFGIFLLPLICLMRWRLWYSKHADEMLYRFIPQLDFVYEQHQGMRYRSLRWRY; encoded by the coding sequence ATGAGAGTACACATAATCCTTTGGATTTTCTTTATACCATTCAGAATAATCAATTCCAgttctaataattttttggtCCATGAACGTTCCTTGTTGCTCCATTTGAAAAACAACCTCACTTTCAACCTTACAAACTCCTCAAAGCTATTTCATTGGAACCAAGGTGATGATGATTGTTGTCAATGGCATGGGGTAACATGCAAAGATGGACATGTTACAGCCCTTGATCTTAGTCATGAGTCTATTTCCGGAGGACTTGACAATTCAAGTGCTCTTTTCAGCTTGCAATATCTGCAGAGTCTGAATTTGGCTTTTAATGATTTTCGTTCTGTGATTCCTCAAGACTTTGATAAGCTACAAAATTTGATGTATCTGAACTTGTCCAATGCTGGATTTAAGGGACAGATCCCTAAGGAAATTTCTCACCTCAAAAGGTTGGTCTCTCTTGATTTGTCGTCTTCATTTACTTCACATCACGTCCTAAAACTTGAGCAGCCAAATATAGCAATGTTTATTCGAAACCTCACAGATATCACAAAGTTGTATTTAGATGGTGTAGCAATATCTGCCAGCGGAGAAGAATGGGGCCGTTCTTTGTCTTCATTGGGGGGACTCCGTGTTCTGAGCATGTCATCATGCAATCTCTCTGGACCTATTGATTCCTCACTAGTTAGGCTTCAGTCACTCTCTGTTCTAAAATTGAACAACAACAAATTGTCAAGCATAGTGCCAGACTCCTTTGCGAAATTCTCCAATTTAACAACCTTACAAATCAGTAGTTGTGGCTTGAATGGTTTATTCCCAAAAGATATCTTCCAAATCCACACATTAAAGGTCCTTGACATATCAGACAATCAAAATCTTAATGGTTCTTTGCCAGATTTCTCACCACTTGCATCTCTGAAGTACTTAAATCTTGCCGATACAAATTTCTCAGGACCACTTCCAAATACTATCTCCAATCTGAAGCACCTGTCGACTATTGACCTATCTCACTGCCAATTCAATGGAACACTTCCTAGTTCAATGTCTGAACTCACCCAACTTGTTTATCTAGACTTGTCATTTAATAACTTCACAGGCTTACTCCCTTCTTTGAGCATGTCCAAAAACCTCAGACATCTATCCCTCCTTCGCAATCATTTAAGTGGAAATTTAAAATCCAACCATTTTGAGGGCCTCATAAATCTTGTTAGCATCAATTTAGGGTTCAATTCTTTCAATGGGAATGTTCCATCATCGTTTCTTAAGCTCCCATGTTTAAGAGAACTGAAGATTCCCCATAATAAGCTTAGTGGTATCTTGGGTGAGTTTCGCAATGCTTCTTCACCTTTGTTGGAGATGTTAGATTTGTCAGATAATTATTTACAAGGCCCTATTCCATTATCTATCTTTAACCTTCGAACACTTCGTTTCATTCAACTTTCTTCCAACAAGTTTAATGGTACAATAAAGTTGGATGTCATTCAAAGGTTAACTAATTTAACTATATTAGGGCTATCATATAACAATCTTTTGATTGATGTCAACTTCAAACATGATCATAACATGTCATGCTTTCCAAAGTTGAGAGTTCTAGATTTGCAATCTTGTAAGCTGTTACAAATTCCTAGTTTCTTGAAAAACCAATCCACAATATTATCTATTCTCCTGTCTGACAACAACATTGAAGGACCAATACCTAAGTGGATTTGGCAACTTGAATCTCTCGTTAGCTTGAATCTTTCTCATAATTTTTTGACAGGTTCGGTAGAAAGTATTTCGAACTTCAGTTCTAACCTTGACTCTGTTGATCTTAGTGTTAACAACCTCCAAGGGCCAATTTCTTTAGTTCCAAAGTACGCAACTTATTTGGACTATTCAAGCAACAAATTCAGCTCTATCATTCCGCCAGACATTGGGAACCACCTCccttacataatttttttgtttctttcaaacaaCAAATTTCAAGGACAAATCCATGATTCTTTTTGTAATGCATCTCGTTTAAGGCTGCTAGATCTTTCCCATAATAAATTTGTTGGAACAATTCCCAAGTGTTTTGAAACACTGAGTAGCAGTCTAAGAATGTTGAATTTCGGTGGAAACAAGCTTCGAGGTCATATTCCTAGTAGTATGTTTCCAAATTTATGTGCACTAAGGTTTTTGGATCTAAATGACAATCATTTAGGAGGTCCTATACCAAAATCATTGGTCAATTGTAAGGAACTACAGGTCTTAAACCTTGGAAAGAATGCAATAACAGGCAAATTTCCATGTTTTTTGAGTAAAATTCCAACATTGAGAATCATGGTTTTAAGGTCAAATAAGCTGCATGGCTCTATCGGATGCCCAAATAGCACTGGTGATTGGAAGATGCTTCATATCTCTGATCTAGCCTGCAATAAATTCACCGGCACAATATCATCTGCACTCTTAAATAGTTGGAAAGCAATGATGCGTGACGAAGACGTGCTTGGTCCAGAATTCGgcaatttgttttttgaagttGTTGACTATCATCCAATGGGTTTGAAGGACGCAATAGGAATTATGATCAAATATTATGCTATGAAAGTGGTTCAACTTACTTTAAATATGTCCCGTTCTGATCTTGATCAGGTATTCTCTGATAGTAGTACAAATGATGTGAATCATTGTCGTTATCAGGATTCAGTTATTATTGTTAACAAAGGTCATCAGATGAAGCTTGTCAAAGTCCAAAAGGCCTTCACTTATGTGGATATGTCAAACAATTACTTGGAGGGACCAATACCTAATGAGCTAATGCAATTCAAGGCATTGAATGCTCTGAACTTGTCACATAATGCATTCAGGGGCCATATACCAGCATCAGTGGAGAATTTAAAGAATCTTGAGTGTATGGACTTGTCAAACAACTCCTTGAATGGAGAGATCCCTCAAGAGCTTTCAAGTCTATCTTTCCTAGCATATATGAACCTCTCGTTCAATCACCTAGTGGGTCGAATTCCTTTGGGTACTCAAATTCAAACATTTGATGTAGATTCCTTCAAAGGAAATGAAGGGTTATGTGGACCTCTACTGAGCACCAATTGCGACGATGATAGAGTTCATGGGCTTCCACCGCCAGAATCCGAATTATCTCATTTTCATAATGACAGTTCAATTGATTGGAACTTCTTAAGTGTGGAGTTGGGATTTATTTTTGGCTTTGGAATTTTCCTCCTCCCCCTTATTTGCTTGATGAGATGGAGGTTGTGGTATTCCAAACATGCAGATGAAATGCTTTACAGGTTCATCCCCCAGCTAGATTTTGTGTATGAACAACATCAAGGGATGAGGTATAGATCTCTAAGGTGGAGATACTAG
- the LOC25494401 gene encoding receptor-like protein 7, with protein sequence MKAHIIFWLFFIPFCLINSSSHNFVVKGYCLGHQRSLLLQLKNNLIFNPEKSSKLVHWNQSEYDCCKWHGVTCKDGHVTALDLSQESISGGLNDSSAIFSLQYLQSLNLAFNDFHSVIPKDLHKLKNLRYLNFSDAGFEGQVPKEISHLTRLVTLDLSSLITSHQNIKLENPNIETLLKNLTDITELYLDGVAISASGEKWVRALSSLKGLRVLSMSSCNLSGPFDSSLSKLQSLYFLKLNHNNLSSILPDSFANFSNLTILQLSSCGLNGFSPKHIFQLQTLKFLDISDNQYLHGSLPDFPPLAALQYLNLSHTNFSGSLPNSFSNLKHLSTIDLSYCQFNGTLPRSMSKLTQLLYLDLSSNNLTGPLPSFNMSKNLTYISLFLNHLSGNLPSDHFEGLINLVSVNLGFNSFNGNVPSSVLKLPYLRELKLPYNQLNGTLGEFDSTYSSVLEILDLTSNNLQGPIPLSVFNIKTLRFIQLSYNKFNGTIYLDIIRRLRNLTILGLSHNNLYVDVNIKLDHDLLPFPKMRILMLDSCKLREIPSFLRNQSTLLALQISENKIEGLIPNWIWQLDSLITLNLSHNYLIGMERSVSNFSSNLLIGDFSYNQLQGPISFIPGYAIYLDYSSNRLNSFIPPDIGNHIPYIRLLFLSNNNFQGQIHESFCNASTLNLLDLSHNNFVGTIPKCFAALSSSLKMLNFGGNKLRGHIPTTMFQNSCALRLLNLNDNLLDSSVPKSLVNCKELEVLNLGKNSLTGKFPCFLSKISSLRVMVLRSNKFHGSIKCSNSFGDWKMLHIADLASNNFGGTLSPALLNSWKAMMRDEDELGPEFGHLFFDIVDIFHPMRFKDVLQNLNKVLALKVAKLVANMSHSILDQAYLDGGSILANLVRYQDSIIIVNKGQQMNLVKIQSAFTYIDMSNNYLEGPIPYEITQLKALNALNLSHNALSSHIPSSVGNLKNLESLDLSNNSLNGKIPQELSSIYFLEYMNLSFNHLVGRIPLGTQIQSFDTDSFKGNERLCGPPLTNNCNDDGVQGQPPPASELSHSHNDSSIDWNFLSLELGFIFGFGIFILPLICLMKWRLWYSKHADEMLYRFIPQLDFVYEQHEGKRYRTLRWRY encoded by the coding sequence ATGAAAGCACACATAATCTTTTGGCTTTTCTTTATACCATTCTGCTTAATAAATTCCAGCTCTCACAATTTTGTTGTGAAAGGCTACTGTCTTGGCCATCAACGTTCGTTGTTGCTCCAATTGAAAAACAACCTTATATTCAACCCCGAAAAATCTTCAAAACTAGTGCATTGGAATCAAAGTGAATATGATTGTTGCAAATGGCATGGGGTAACATGCAAAGATGGACATGTTACAGCCCTTGATCTTAGTCAAGAGTCTATTTCCGGAGGACTTAATGATTCAAGTGCTATTTTCAGCCTGCAATATCTGCAGAGTCTGAATTTGGCATTTAATGACTTTCATTCTGTGATTCCTAAAGACTTGCATAAGCTGAAAAATTTGAGGTATCTCAACTTTTCTGATGCTGGCTTTGAGGGTCAAGTCCCGAAAGAAATTTCTCACCTTACAAGGTTGGTTACTCTTGATTTGTCTTCTTTAATTACTTCACATCAGAACATAAAACTTGAGAATCCAAATATAGAGACTCTTTTGAAAAACCTCACAGATATCACAGAATTGTATCTAGATGGTGTAGCAATATCTGCCAGCGGAGAAAAATGGGTTCGTGCTTTATCTTCACTGAAGGGTCTTCGTGTTTTGAGCATGTCATCATGCAATCTCTCTGGACCTTTTGATTCTTCACTATCCAAGCTTCAATCACTCTATTTTCTAAAATTGAACCACAATAATTTGTCAAGCATACTGCCAGATTCCTTTGCAAATTTCTCCAATTTAACCATCCTACAACTAAGTAGTTGTGGCTTGAatggtttttccccaaaacaTATCTTTCAATTACAAACATTAAAGTTTCTTGACATATCAGATAATCAATATCTCCATGGTTCTTTACCAGACTTTCCACCGCTTGCAGCTCTTCAATACTTGAATCTAAGCCATACAAATTTCTCAGGATCGCTTCCAAATTCTTTTTCCAATCTGAAGCATTTGTCTACTATTGATCTATCTTACTGTCAATTCAATGGAACACTTCCTAGATCAATGTCAAAACTCACCCAACTTCTTTATCTCGATCTATCTTCGAATAATCTAACAGGTCCACTCCCTTCTTTCAATATGTCCAAAAACCTCACATATATATCTCTTTTTCTCAATCATTTAAGTGGGAATTTACCATCTGATCATTTCGAGGGCCTCATTAATCTTGTAAGCGTCAATTTAGGGTTCAATTCTTTCAACGGAAATGTTCCCTCATCTGTGCTTAAGCTCCCATATTTGCGAGAATTGAAGCTTCCCTATAATCAACTTAATGGTACTTTGGGTGAATTCGATAGTACATACTCATCAGTATTGGAGATACTTGATTTGACCAGTAATAATTTGCAAGGACCTATTCCTTTGTCTGTCTTTAACATTAAAACACTTCGTTTCATTCAACTTTCGTACAACAAGTTTAATGGCACGATATACTTGGATATCATTAGAAGGTTAAGAAATTTAACTATACTAGGGCTCTCACATAACAACCTTTATGTTGATGTCAACATCAAACTTGATCATGACTTGTTGCCCTTTCCTAAGATGAGAATTCTAATGTTGGATTCTTGCAAGCTGAGAGAAATCCCTAGTTTCTTGAGAAACCAGTCCACGTTATTAGCTCTTCAAATATCTGAGAACAAGATTGAAGGACTAATACCCAATTGGATTTGGCAACTTGATTCTCTCATTACCTTGAATCTTTCCCATAACTATTTGATAGGTATGGAGAGAAGTGTTTCAAATTTCAGTTCTAACCTTTTAATAGGTGATTTTAGTTATAACCAACTCCAAGGGCCTATTTCTTTCATTCCCGGTTACGCAATATATTTGGACTACTCAAGCAATAGATTAAACTCTTTCATTCCGCCAGACATTGGAAACCACATCCCTTACATACGtttgttgtttctttcaaaCAACAATTTTCAGGGACAGATCCATGAATCTTTTTGTAATGCATCTACTCTAAACTTGCTAGATCTTTCCCACAATAACTTTGTTGGGACGATTCCCAAGTGTTTCGCAGCACTGAGTAGTAGTCTCAAGATGTTGAATTTTGGTGGAAACAAGCTCCGAGGTCATATTCCTACTACTATGTTTCAGAACTCATGTGCACTAAGGCTTTTGAATCTAAATGACAATCTTTTAGACAGTAGTGTACCAAAATCATTGGTCAATTGCAAAGAACTAGAAGTCCTTAACCTTGGAAAGAATTCATTAACCGGAAAATTTCCATGTTTTTTGAGCAAAATTTCCTCCCTAAGAGTAATGGTTTTAAGGTCAAATAAGTTCCATGGGTCTATTAAATGCTCTAATAGCTTTGGTGATTGGAAGATGCTTCATATCGCTGATCTAGCCTCCAATAACTTCGGTGGAACATTATCACCTGCACTCTTAAATAGTTGGAAAGCAATGATGCGCGATGAGGACGAGCTTGGGCCAGAATTCGGCCATTTGTTTTTTGATATTGTTGATATCTTTCATCCTATGCGTTTCAAGGATGTACTACAAAATTTGAACAAAGTTCTTGCTTTGAAAGTGGCTAAACTTGTTGCAAACATGTCTCACTCTATTCTTGACCAGGCATATCTTGATGGTGGTTCGATTTTGGCAAATCTTGTTCGTTATCAGGATTCAATTATTATTGTCAACAAGGGTCAACAGATGAACCTGGTAAAAATTCAAAGTGCCTTCACTTATATAGATATGTCAAACAACTATTTGGAGGGGCCAATACCTTATGAGATAACGCAATTGAAAGCATTGAATGCTCTAAACTTGTCACATAATGCATTATCGAGCCATATACCATCATCGGTGGGGAATTTGAAGAATCTTGAATCTTTGGACTTGTCAAACAACTCCTTAAATGGAAAGATTCCTCAAGAGCTTTCAAGTATATATTTCCTTGAATATATGAACCTCTCGTTCAATCACCTTGTGGGACGAATTCCGTTGGGTACTCAAATACAATCATTTGATACAGATTCCTTCAAAGGGAACGAAAGGTTATGTGGACCTCCATTGACCAACAATTGCAATGATGATGGAGTGCAAGGGCAACCGCCACCAGCATCTGAATTATCTCATTCTCATAATGACAGTTCAATCGATTGGAATTTCTTAAGTTTGGAGTTGGGATTTATTTTTGGCTTTGGAATTTTCATCCTCCCCCTTATTTGCTTGATGAAATGGAGGTTGTGGTATTCCAAACATGCAGATGAAATGCTTTACAGGTTCATCCCCCAGCTAGATTTTGTGTATGAACAGCATGAAGGGAAGAGGTATAGAACTCTGAGGTGGAGGTACTGA
- the LOC120579860 gene encoding receptor-like protein 33: protein MLLCIIPQLKAGFYSEDGINSLLEFSLRSNKLHGSIGCPNNTGDWEMLHIVDIASNNLSGTISGTLLKSWKAMMRDGGVLGPELGHLYFEIVDNFHPMSFQAILPHLNKYLALKLLKLVANISLSIVDQGFADINSLDLDHYQDSIIVVNKGRQMKFVKIEMAFTYVDISNNYLEGPIPDELMELEVLNALNLSHNAFMGHISSSVGNLKNLESIDFSNNFFNGEIPQELSSLSYMGYLNLSFNHLVGRIPLGTQVQTFDADSFEGNEGLCGPPLTSNCSDDGIQGLPPQASESSHSHTESSIDWNFLSVELGFIFGFGVFILPIILWGKWRLWYSKHVDEILYKFISRLDFVYEQHEGKRYRTLRWRY, encoded by the coding sequence ATGCTTTTGTGCATTATTCCTCAGCTTAAGGCTGGTTTTTATAGTGAGGATGGAATTAATTCTCTCCTTGAGTTCAGCTTAAGGTCTAATAAACTCCATGGTTCTATTGGGTGCCCAAATAACACTGGTGATTGGGAGATGCTTCATATTGTAGATATAGCCTCCAATAATTTGAGCGGCACAATATCAGGTACATTGTTAAAAAGTTGGAAGGCAATGATGCGTGATGGAGGTGTGCTTGGGCCAGAACTTGGTcatttgtattttgaaattgtCGATAACTTCCATCCTATGAGTTTCCAGGCTATATTACCACATTTGAACAAATATCTTGCACTGAAATTGCTTAAACTTGTTGCGAACATTTCTCTCTCTATCGTTGATCAAGGTTTTGCTGATATTAACTCATTGGATCTTGATCATTATCAAGACTCAATTATTGTTGTCAACAAAGGTAGACAAATGAAGTTTGTCAAAATTGAAATGGCATTCACTTATGTGGATATATCAAACAACTATTTGGAGGGGCCAATACCTGATGAGCTAATGGAATTGGAAGTATTGAATGCTCTGAACTTATCACATAATGCTTTTATGGGTCATATATCGTCATCTGTGGGAAATTtgaagaatcttgagtctataGACTTTTCAAACAATTTCTTCAATGGAGAGATTCCTCAAGAGCTTTCTAGTTTATCTTATATGGGATATCTAAATCTCTCGTTCAATCACCTAGTGGGGCGAATTCCATTAGGTACTCAAGTCCAAACCTTTGATGCAGATTCTTTTGAAGGGAATGAAGGATTATGTGGACCTCCACTGACCAGCAATTGCAGCGATGATGGAATCCAGGGGCTGCCACCACAAGCATCCGAATCATCTCATTCTCATACCGAGAGTTCAATTGATTGGAATTTCTTAAGTGTGGAGTTGGGATTTATTTTCGGCTTTGGAGTTTTCATTCTTCCTATTATTTTATGGGGAAAATGGAGGTTGTGGTATTCCAAACATGTAGATGAAATTCTTTACAAGTTCATATCCCGACTTGATTTTGTGTATGAACAGCATGAAGGGAAGAGGTACAGAACTTTAAGGTGGAGATACTGA